Proteins from one Aquila chrysaetos chrysaetos chromosome 5, bAquChr1.4, whole genome shotgun sequence genomic window:
- the AVPR1A gene encoding LOW QUALITY PROTEIN: vasopressin V1a receptor (The sequence of the model RefSeq protein was modified relative to this genomic sequence to represent the inferred CDS: deleted 1 base in 1 codon), with amino-acid sequence MRLAGGAGSPRAAPSAGNGSRWRAAEPGGGGGGSPSPEVWSGSPNGSLGGWDPFGRDEELAKLEIAVLAVTFAVAVVGNGSVLLALRRTPRKASRMHLFIRHLSLADLVVAFFQVLPQLCWEVTHRFHGPDGLCRVVKHLQVFGMFASAYMLVAMTADRYIAVCHPLKTLQQPTKRSYGMIAAAWVLSLLLSTPQYFIFSLSEVERGSQVYDCWAHFIMPWGPRAYVTWITGGIFVAPVLILVTCYGFICYHIWRNVRGKTRPGEAAGGGRPAAGGRRRGLLLAPCVSSVKTISRAKIRTVKMTFVIVSAYVVCWAPFFTIQMWSVWDQRFPWVDSENTATTVTALLASLNSCCNPWIYMFFSGHLLQDCIQSFPCCQKIKQTLSKEDSNSNSRRQTSFTNNRSPTHSLNTWRESPRSKSTSFIPIPT; translated from the exons ATGCGCCTCGCCGGCGGCGCCGGGTCCCCCCGGGCGGCCCCCTCGGCCGGGAACGGCAGCCGgtggcgggcggcg gagcccggcggcggcggcggcggcagccccagccccgagGTGTGGTCGGGGTCGCCCAACGGCAGCCTGGGCGGCTGGGACCCCTTCGGGCGGGACGAGGAGCTGGCGAAGCTGGAGATCGCCGTGCTGGCCGTCACCTTCGCCGTGGCGGTGGTGGGCAACGGCAGCGTGCTGCTGGCCCTGCGGCGCACGCCCCGCAAGGCGTCCCGCATGCACCTCTTCATCCGCCACCTCAGCCTGGCCGACCTGGTGGTGGCCTTCTTCCAGgtgctgccccagctctgctgggaggtGACCCATCGCTTCCACGGCCCCGACGGGCTCTGCCGCGTCGTCAAGCACCTGCAGGTCTTCGGCATGTTCGCCTCGGCGTACATGCTGGTGGCCATGACGGCCGACCGCTACATCGCCGTCTGCCACCCGCTGAAGACGCTGCAGCAGCCCACCAAGCGCTCCTACGGGATGATCGCGGCGGCCTGGGTGCTCAGCCTGCTGCTCAGCACCCCGCAGTACTTCATCTTCTCCCTCAGCGAGGTGGAGCGCGGCTCGCAGGTCTATGACTGCTGGGCCCACTTCATCATGCCCTGGGGGCCCCGCGCCTACGTCACCTGGATCACCGGCGGCATCTTCGTCGCGCCCGTCCTCATCCTCGTCACCTGCTACGGCTTCATCTGCTACCACATCTGGCGCAACGTCAGGGGCAAGACGCgcccgggggaggcggcgggcggcgggcggccggcggccggcggccggcggcgggggctgctgcTCGCCCCCTGCGTCAGCAGCGTCAAGACCATCTCCCGCGCCAAGATCCGCACCGTCAAGATGACCTTCGTCATCGTCTCGGCCTACGTCGTCTGCTGGGCGCCCTTCTTCACCATCCAGATGTGGTCCGTCTGGGACCAGCGCTTCCCCTGGGTCG attCCGAAAACACTGCGACTACCGTCACGGCTCTGTTGGCCAGTCTGAACAGCTGCTGTAACCCGTGGATCTACATGTTTTTCAGCGGGCACCTCCTGCAAGACTGCATACAGAGCTTCCCTTGCtgccaaaaaataaagcaaacgCTGAGTAAAGAAGAttcaaacagcaacagcaggcGACAGACTTCTTTTACCAACAACAGAAGCCCAACCCACAGCCTGAACACCTGGAGAGAGTCGCCCCGCTCCAAATCGACCAGCTTCATCCCCATTCCAACCTGA